From a single Portunus trituberculatus isolate SZX2019 chromosome 15, ASM1759143v1, whole genome shotgun sequence genomic region:
- the LOC123504268 gene encoding transmembrane protein 70 homolog, mitochondrial-like isoform X1, with protein MATVYGVLRTLQRQQREASALLLRLTPRTYSPVNAASFSQFCQKFSSTNGRSQCLLLSRNLSRGSTSQYPAMNKEEDKQESSVDIGPGTWKEIYNGILSTQIKMVKFFSLSTSVLGLSVQPILFQKLLGNDAGVLVAVASFVSFFTFVTPLLIHWIAKKYVTCLEYDPEKDVYSATTLSFFLLEKKVKFTVDDVKVPEVPGMFTTFLVKNRPLFVDPHMFKEVEHYGRLMGYDRPIDFHLKEHDEKSD; from the exons ATGGCTACTGTGTATGGTGTGCTGAGGACTCTTCAGCGGCAGCAGCGAGAAGCTTCTGCATTACTTTTGAGGTTGACACCCAGGACCTATAGTCCAGTGAATGCTGCTTCATTCTCTCAATTTTGCCAG AAGTTCAGCAGCACCAATGGAAGATCTCAATGTTTGCTACTGTCACGGAATCTGAGCAGAGGGAGCACCAGTCAGTACCCTGCAATgaataaggaggaagataagcaaGAAAGCAG TGTTGATATTGGACCAGGCACATGGAAGGAAATCTACAATGGTATTCTCTCCACACAAATCAAAATGGTGAaattcttttcactctctacatcAGTTTTGGGTCTCAGTGTACAACCCATCCTATTTCAG AAATTACTGGGTAATGATGCTGGTGTACTTGTGGCAGTGGCCTCTTTTGTCAGTTTCTTCACATTTGTCACTCCTTTACTCATCCATTGGATTGCCAAGAAATATGTAACCTGCCTTGAGTACGATCCAGAAAAAGATGTGTACTCTGCCACAacactctccttcttcctcttggaGAAAAAG GTTAAATTCACAGTTGATGATGTGAAGGTGCCAGAAGTGCCAGGAATGTTCACCACGTTCCTCGTCAAGAACCGGCCACTGTTTGTTGACCCACATATGTTCAAGGAGGTGGAGCACTACGGCCGCCTCATGGGTTATGACCGGCCTATTGATTTTCATCTTAAGGAACACGATGAAAAGAGTGACTGA
- the LOC123504268 gene encoding transmembrane protein 70 homolog, mitochondrial-like isoform X2: MATVYGVLRTLQRQQREASALLLRLTPRTYSPVNAASFSQFCQFSSTNGRSQCLLLSRNLSRGSTSQYPAMNKEEDKQESSVDIGPGTWKEIYNGILSTQIKMVKFFSLSTSVLGLSVQPILFQKLLGNDAGVLVAVASFVSFFTFVTPLLIHWIAKKYVTCLEYDPEKDVYSATTLSFFLLEKKVKFTVDDVKVPEVPGMFTTFLVKNRPLFVDPHMFKEVEHYGRLMGYDRPIDFHLKEHDEKSD; encoded by the exons ATGGCTACTGTGTATGGTGTGCTGAGGACTCTTCAGCGGCAGCAGCGAGAAGCTTCTGCATTACTTTTGAGGTTGACACCCAGGACCTATAGTCCAGTGAATGCTGCTTCATTCTCTCAATTTTGCCAG TTCAGCAGCACCAATGGAAGATCTCAATGTTTGCTACTGTCACGGAATCTGAGCAGAGGGAGCACCAGTCAGTACCCTGCAATgaataaggaggaagataagcaaGAAAGCAG TGTTGATATTGGACCAGGCACATGGAAGGAAATCTACAATGGTATTCTCTCCACACAAATCAAAATGGTGAaattcttttcactctctacatcAGTTTTGGGTCTCAGTGTACAACCCATCCTATTTCAG AAATTACTGGGTAATGATGCTGGTGTACTTGTGGCAGTGGCCTCTTTTGTCAGTTTCTTCACATTTGTCACTCCTTTACTCATCCATTGGATTGCCAAGAAATATGTAACCTGCCTTGAGTACGATCCAGAAAAAGATGTGTACTCTGCCACAacactctccttcttcctcttggaGAAAAAG GTTAAATTCACAGTTGATGATGTGAAGGTGCCAGAAGTGCCAGGAATGTTCACCACGTTCCTCGTCAAGAACCGGCCACTGTTTGTTGACCCACATATGTTCAAGGAGGTGGAGCACTACGGCCGCCTCATGGGTTATGACCGGCCTATTGATTTTCATCTTAAGGAACACGATGAAAAGAGTGACTGA